The genomic region ACGCCTCCGCGCTGGAACAGAGCCTCGGCAAGGACGAGATCCTCAACCGGTACCTGAACATCGCCTACTTCGGCTCTGGCGCGTACGGCGTCGCGGCGGCCAGCCAGCGCTACTTCGCCAAGTCGCCGGCCCAGCTGACCATGGCGGAGGCGGCCCTGCTCGCCGGCCTGGTGCAGTCGCCGGAGGCGTACAACCCGATCGACGGCGACCGGGACGCGGCGCTGGAGCGCCGGACGTACGTGCTGGACGCGATGGTCGCGACCAAGGCGATCACCGCCGAGCAGGCGGCGCAGGCGAAGGCCGAGAAGCTGACCCTGCACCCCACCGCGCAGCCGAACGGCTGCACCGCGGTCGCCCAGGGGCACGACGACTGGGGTTACTTCTGCGACTACCTGCGCCGCTGGTGGCTGACCCAGCCCGCGTTCGGCGCCACCGCCGAGGAGCGGGAGCAGGCGCTGCGCCGCGGCGGCTACACCGTGGTCACCTCGCTGGATCCGCAGGTCCAGGCCACCGCCCAGCAGCAGGCCACCGGCGTGTACGGGTACGACAACAAGCGCGCGCTGCCGATCGCCGCGGTCGAGCCGGGCACCGGCCGGGTGCTCGCGATGGCGGTCAACCGGCACTACAGCCTCGCCGCGAACCCGGCCGGGCAGGAGAACCACCCCAACACCGTGAACCCGCTGATCTCCGGCGGGAACAGCGTCGACGGCTACCAGGCGGGGTCGACCTTCAAGCTCTTCACCATGCTCGCCGCCCTGGAGTCCGGCCGGACCCTCTCCACCGGCTTCGACGCGCCCAGCAAGCTGCCCACCCGGTACCCCGCCGAGGGCGAGGGGACCTGTGACGGCCACTGGTGCCCGGCCAACGCCAACCCGGAGTGGATGGACGGCTACCGGATGATGTGGGACGGCTTCGGCCGGTCGGTCAACACCTACTTCGTCTGGCTCGCCGAGCAGGTCGGCCAGGACAAGGTGGTCGAGATGGCGCAGCGGCTGGGCATCACCTTCCGGGCCGACGCCGACGCCGCCTTCGCCAAGAACGACGCGGCCGACTGGGGGTCCTTCACCCTCGGCGTGGCCGCCACCACCCCGCTCGACCTGGCCAACGCCTACGCCACGGTGGCGGCCGAGGGGACGTACTGCTCGCCGCTGCCGGTCGTCTCGGTGAAGACGGCCAAGGGCGAGCGGGTGCCGGTCGGCGACCCGTCCTGCAAGCGGGTGCTCGACGCCGACGTCGCCCGGGCCGCCACGGACGCGGCGCGCTGCCCGGTCGGCCAGCAGTCGCCGTACGGGCAGTGCAACGGCGGGACGGCGACGTCGGTGGACCGGATCCTGGACGGCCGCCCGGTCGCCGGCAAGACCGGTAGCTCCGAGGAGAACGCCACCGAGACGTTCGTCGGCTTCACCCCGCAGGTCGCAGTCGCCGGGATCGCCGCCAACCCGGACGACCCGACCGACTCGGTGGGCTCCGCCGTGCAGGCCAAGGTGATCGACGCGGTGGCCCGGGTGATCGCGACCGCGGTCAAGGGTCAGCCGGAGAAGGCGTTCACCGCGCCCAGCCGTGAGCTGGCGGGCGACCCGCGCCGACCGGTGGAGCGACCGCCGGCGACGCCGCGGGACGAGCGGCGGGACTCCTCCGACGACCCGCGCTCGCTGCTCGACCGCTGGCTCGACCGCCGCGGCTGACCCCGCCGGCGCCCGGCTCGGCTCGTCGCAGGGCGGGCCGGCCACGCCGTCGGCGTATCACCGGCGCGGAGCGCCGGTGCGACGGACGTGCCGCCTGCCACGCGGGTTCCGGGGCCGTCCGTCACCCCGGCGGGCGTCCGGCAGAATCGTCGGGTGCCCGTCCACCAGATCACCGACCCGGACGACGAGCGGATCGCCGACTACCGGGCGCTGACCGACGTCGAGCTGCGGACCCGCTGGGAGCCGCCGCACGGGCTGTTCATCGCCGAGGGGGAGCTGGTGCTGCGCCGCGCGCTGCGGGCCGGCTACCCGGCGCGGTCGTACCTGGTGGACGCCAAGCGGGTCGACCAGCTCGCCGACCTGGACACCGGCGACACGCCCGTCTACGCGGCGTCGCCGGAGGTGCTGCAACAGGCCACCGGTTTCCACGTCCACCGGGGCGTCCTGGCGTCGTTCCACCGCCGGCCGCTGCCCACGGCCGCCGAGGTGCTCGCCGCGGCCAGTCGCGTGGTGATTTTGGAGGACGTCAACAACCACACCAACCTCGGCGCGATCTTCCGGGGCGCGGCCGCGCTCGGCGTCGACGCCGTGCTGCTCTCGCCGACCTGCGCCGACCCGCTCTACCGGCGCAGCGTCCGGGTCAGCATGGGTGAGGTCTTCGCCATCCCGTACGCCAAGCTGGAGCCCTGGCCGGGCGGCCTGGCCCAGGTCCGGGCGGCCGGCTTCACGGTGCTGGCGCTGACCCCGGCGGCCGACGCGCTGCCGATCCAGCGGCTCGACCCGGCGCAGCGGGCCCGCGCGGCACTGCTCTTCGGCGCCGAGGGCGCCGGGCTGACCGCGGCGGCGCAGAGCGCCAGCGACGTGCGGGTGGCCATTCCGATGCGGCGCGGAGTCGACTCGCTGAACGTCGCCGCCGCCGCGGCGGTCGCGTTCTGGGAACTCGGGCGCGACGACCCGCCGTACGGCGACGGATAGCCTGCGGCCCGTTCCGAGGGCGGCGGGCGCCCTCGGCACGAAGCCGGTCAGGCGAAGTACGTCGACCAGAGGTTGTGGGTCGGCCAGCTGGGCGCCGCCCGGGAGGCGGTCCAGAGCGCCGCGTCGATGTCGCCGTAGCTGAGCCCGGACGCGTCGTCGCGCTGGTTGAACAGGGCGGCCCAGCTCATCCCGTGGTAGGTGCGGACCAGCAGGCTGTAGTTGCCGGGCAGGCTGCCGGTGTGCCAGGTGTTGCGGCCCGTGCCGCCGGTGACCGGGCGGACCTGCCAGCCCAGGCCGTAGTACCAGCCGTTCGCGTTGACGCCGGTCGGGTTGGGCACCGCGAACACCCGGCCGAGCGAGGTGGCGTTCAGCAGGGTGCTGCCGGTGTCGAAGGCCGAGGCCCACCGGACCATGTCGACCGCGGAGGCGATCCAGCCGCCGTTGGCGTCGTGCAGGCGCATGCTGAAGGTGCCGTACGGCGCCGGCACGACCGCGCCCGAGTTGTCCAGCACGGTCGTGCCGCTGTACTGGGAGCGGTAGCCCACCTCGCCGCTGTGCCGGGCGATGGTCCACCCGCTCGCCATCCGGGTGATCTTCAGCGGGGCGAGGAGCTTCTGCTTCACGTACGTCTCGTAGGGCAGGCCGCTGACCGCCTCGACGACCCGGCCGGCCAGCAGGTAGCCGTAGTTGCTGTAGGAGACCGTCGACCCGGGGTCGTGCATCAACGGCTGCCCGGACATGAACCGGATGACGTCGGCGTGGTGCAGCTCCATCGGCACGCCGAGCGCCTGCGCGATGACCCGGTCCTTGAACAGCGGGTCGAACGCGGTCTGGTCCCGGTCCCAGCCACCGGTGTGCTGGAGCAGGCGCCAGAGGCTGACCTTGGCCAGCCGCGGGTCGACTGCCTGCCCGGCGGGCGGCGTGAGGTCGAGGAACTTCGTGACCGGGTCGCCCAGGTTCAGCTTGCCGTCCTGCGCCAGCCGGACGAGCGCCGCCGCCGTCAGCGACTTCGACAGGCTGGCCACCCGGAACAGCGACGTCGGCTGGATCGTCTCCGGCGAGCCGTTGCCGTAGCCGCGGGC from Micromonospora sp. WMMD812 harbors:
- a CDS encoding transglycosylase domain-containing protein, producing MARPRSPLTRLFTVLLAGVLAGLALAVAALPGNLLLGFATRSALGAYAALPDALRTPATPQRSYLYANDGKTLITTFYDVNRTDVPLSEIAPVMRQAIVAAEDRRFYSHGGADVRGLFRALVANVKGGGTEQGGSTLTMQYVRNVLKTDPSRTAEERQAATDQTVGRKIQEIRYASALEQSLGKDEILNRYLNIAYFGSGAYGVAAASQRYFAKSPAQLTMAEAALLAGLVQSPEAYNPIDGDRDAALERRTYVLDAMVATKAITAEQAAQAKAEKLTLHPTAQPNGCTAVAQGHDDWGYFCDYLRRWWLTQPAFGATAEEREQALRRGGYTVVTSLDPQVQATAQQQATGVYGYDNKRALPIAAVEPGTGRVLAMAVNRHYSLAANPAGQENHPNTVNPLISGGNSVDGYQAGSTFKLFTMLAALESGRTLSTGFDAPSKLPTRYPAEGEGTCDGHWCPANANPEWMDGYRMMWDGFGRSVNTYFVWLAEQVGQDKVVEMAQRLGITFRADADAAFAKNDAADWGSFTLGVAATTPLDLANAYATVAAEGTYCSPLPVVSVKTAKGERVPVGDPSCKRVLDADVARAATDAARCPVGQQSPYGQCNGGTATSVDRILDGRPVAGKTGSSEENATETFVGFTPQVAVAGIAANPDDPTDSVGSAVQAKVIDAVARVIATAVKGQPEKAFTAPSRELAGDPRRPVERPPATPRDERRDSSDDPRSLLDRWLDRRG
- a CDS encoding RNA methyltransferase, with translation MPPATRVPGPSVTPAGVRQNRRVPVHQITDPDDERIADYRALTDVELRTRWEPPHGLFIAEGELVLRRALRAGYPARSYLVDAKRVDQLADLDTGDTPVYAASPEVLQQATGFHVHRGVLASFHRRPLPTAAEVLAAASRVVILEDVNNHTNLGAIFRGAAALGVDAVLLSPTCADPLYRRSVRVSMGEVFAIPYAKLEPWPGGLAQVRAAGFTVLALTPAADALPIQRLDPAQRARAALLFGAEGAGLTAAAQSASDVRVAIPMRRGVDSLNVAAAAAVAFWELGRDDPPYGDG
- a CDS encoding serine hydrolase domain-containing protein — translated: MDRTTVSRRTFGKLVGAAGAGALVAGAGTAVPAAAAGTWTATGTAVTALRSFDDTMKSYMQARGICGGQLAVTYQGRLVLARGYGNGSPETIQPTSLFRVASLSKSLTAAALVRLAQDGKLNLGDPVTKFLDLTPPAGQAVDPRLAKVSLWRLLQHTGGWDRDQTAFDPLFKDRVIAQALGVPMELHHADVIRFMSGQPLMHDPGSTVSYSNYGYLLAGRVVEAVSGLPYETYVKQKLLAPLKITRMASGWTIARHSGEVGYRSQYSGTTVLDNSGAVVPAPYGTFSMRLHDANGGWIASAVDMVRWASAFDTGSTLLNATSLGRVFAVPNPTGVNANGWYYGLGWQVRPVTGGTGRNTWHTGSLPGNYSLLVRTYHGMSWAALFNQRDDASGLSYGDIDAALWTASRAAPSWPTHNLWSTYFA